The Staphylococcus sp. KG4-3 genome has a window encoding:
- a CDS encoding L-lactate permease yields the protein MMLLVAFSAVIVPFIFLVLLRMSALKGMTISAIIITLLGIFVWGMNGDVIIASLLQGTHKTLTILYILFGALLLLNTLRQTGAVTRINEGFKKISGDMRVQVILVAFLFGSLIEGASGFGTPAMVTAPLMVALGFRPIIAVVTALVADSVAVSFGAVGTPVLVGLSTLNDADSSFFQSTAERITTLDLLSGIFIPIILITAMVVFFGKNNKLKSIVEMLPWLALIGIVYAGSAFVYAFLFGAEFVAILGSLTGLIVAVITARKGWLLPKEEWTDGLNPDYEVSTKEQPMPLLTAWTPYLMVVVLLLLTRTIPSIKHFTTNILDISWNNILNFESIASEWEILYSPGTILILSAIFAVFIQRKPLKDIGHASLDSLNTIKTTGITLIATLAMVHVFINSGINTHDLISMPEYIAKDMAHYLGPIWLFVAPFLGALGSFITGSATVSTLTFSPIQLNIAQTIGAEPFTVLAAQIIGAAAGNMICVHNVVAVCAVVDMPGKEGSVIRKTLGPALLYCLLVGISGFLFTWLFF from the coding sequence ATGATGCTTCTTGTTGCTTTTAGTGCAGTTATTGTTCCGTTTATTTTTTTAGTATTATTACGTATGTCTGCATTAAAAGGGATGACGATAAGTGCAATTATTATAACGTTATTAGGAATTTTTGTTTGGGGAATGAATGGAGATGTTATTATTGCATCATTATTACAAGGTACGCACAAAACACTTACTATTCTTTATATTTTATTTGGCGCTCTCTTATTACTTAATACATTACGTCAAACTGGTGCAGTAACTCGTATTAATGAAGGGTTTAAAAAGATATCAGGTGATATGCGTGTCCAAGTTATCTTAGTCGCCTTTTTATTTGGTTCTTTAATTGAAGGTGCTTCTGGTTTTGGAACGCCTGCAATGGTAACTGCTCCACTAATGGTTGCGTTAGGCTTCCGTCCGATTATCGCAGTTGTAACTGCACTAGTTGCAGATAGCGTAGCCGTTTCATTTGGTGCTGTTGGTACGCCTGTCCTTGTTGGACTTAGCACATTAAATGACGCAGATAGTTCTTTCTTTCAATCGACGGCAGAACGTATTACAACTTTAGATTTATTGAGTGGTATTTTCATACCTATTATTTTAATTACTGCAATGGTGGTATTCTTCGGCAAAAATAATAAACTTAAATCGATTGTTGAAATGTTACCTTGGCTTGCTCTAATTGGTATTGTTTATGCAGGATCTGCTTTTGTGTATGCCTTTTTATTTGGCGCAGAATTTGTTGCTATTTTAGGTTCTTTAACTGGATTAATCGTTGCTGTTATTACCGCCAGAAAGGGCTGGTTATTACCAAAAGAAGAATGGACAGATGGTTTGAATCCTGATTATGAAGTTAGTACAAAAGAACAACCAATGCCATTGTTAACTGCTTGGACCCCTTATTTAATGGTTGTTGTCTTATTGTTACTCACAAGAACAATTCCCAGTATCAAACATTTCACAACGAATATATTGGATATTTCTTGGAATAACATTTTAAACTTTGAGTCAATCGCATCTGAATGGGAGATTTTATATTCACCAGGAACTATCCTTATACTTTCAGCGATTTTTGCTGTTTTTATACAGCGTAAACCATTAAAAGATATAGGACATGCTAGTCTCGATTCATTAAATACCATCAAGACAACTGGCATTACACTCATTGCTACTCTTGCAATGGTACATGTATTTATTAACTCTGGCATTAATACACATGATTTAATCAGTATGCCAGAATATATAGCTAAAGATATGGCACACTACTTAGGACCTATTTGGTTATTTGTCGCTCCATTTTTAGGCGCATTAGGTTCGTTTATAACAGGAAGTGCAACTGTTTCTACATTGACATTCTCACCTATTCAATTAAATATTGCTCAAACAATCGGTGCCGAACCATTCACTGTATTAGCAGCTCAAATTATCGGAGCAGCAGCTGGAAATATGATATGTGTACACAATGTTGTAGCAGTTTGTGCTGTTGTTGATATGCCTGGCAAAGAAGGAAGTGTTATTAGAAAAACACTCGGACCTGCGTTACTATATTGTCTACTTGTAGGTATAAGCGGTTTCCTATTTACGTGGCTATTCTTTTAG
- a CDS encoding alcohol dehydrogenase catalytic domain-containing protein — protein sequence MKAVFINGKEDIELKEVEEISTQNNPEKVLIEVKYVGICGSDLHYLAEGASGPAVIREPLIPGHELSGVLLESMDYKGTILPKGTKVTVHPATYGDKLPRAPHNPEIWPNGSYLGSARYLPHKQGGMVEKMLVDKAQILPLPDRVSLKMGALAEPLSVGMHAINLAGGVTGKKVLVSGAGPIGLLAASAGYTLGAESVTISDMLEEPLARAHNLGDIETLNITDNNIPEDRYDIVLECSGATPAVTTAFKAVNIGGTIIQVGNLQDKASPINLSPINIKQATYRGCYRFNREIEDALTVLAKNEKIINVITQTYDIENFREAFEIAANSKLSSKVMIKL from the coding sequence ATGAAAGCTGTATTTATTAATGGGAAAGAAGATATTGAATTAAAAGAAGTTGAAGAAATAAGTACACAAAATAATCCTGAAAAAGTGCTTATAGAAGTTAAGTATGTGGGTATATGTGGTTCGGATTTACACTATTTGGCAGAAGGTGCTAGTGGTCCAGCAGTGATTAGAGAACCATTAATACCGGGCCATGAATTAAGTGGAGTTTTACTTGAATCTATGGATTATAAAGGAACGATACTCCCAAAAGGAACAAAAGTTACAGTGCACCCTGCTACCTATGGGGATAAATTACCACGTGCGCCACATAATCCAGAGATATGGCCGAATGGTTCATATTTAGGATCGGCTAGGTATTTGCCACATAAACAAGGTGGTATGGTAGAAAAAATGCTAGTAGATAAAGCGCAAATATTACCACTACCAGATAGAGTTTCTTTAAAGATGGGAGCGTTAGCTGAACCACTTAGTGTGGGCATGCATGCGATTAATTTAGCAGGTGGTGTTACAGGTAAAAAAGTACTTGTGTCAGGAGCTGGTCCAATTGGATTACTAGCTGCAAGTGCAGGTTATACCTTGGGAGCAGAAAGTGTGACGATAAGTGATATGTTAGAAGAACCATTAGCGCGCGCACATAATTTAGGCGATATCGAAACATTAAATATTACAGATAATAATATTCCTGAAGATAGGTACGATATAGTACTAGAGTGTTCTGGAGCTACTCCAGCAGTAACGACTGCATTTAAGGCTGTAAATATAGGTGGTACAATAATTCAAGTTGGTAATTTACAGGATAAAGCTTCACCAATTAACTTAAGCCCGATTAATATCAAACAGGCTACTTATCGTGGATGTTATCGTTTTAATAGAGAAATTGAAGATGCATTAACAGTGTTAGCGAAAAATGAGAAGATAATTAATGTGATTACTCAAACATATGATATCGAAAACTTTAGAGAAGCTTTTGAAATAGCTGCAAATTCTAAATTATCATCTAAGGTAATGATCAAACTATAA
- a CDS encoding gluconate:H+ symporter translates to MFGEFWPLISVVLGVIVLLFLIIKCKINAFISLIVTSIFTGMILGMPLDKIVETVEKGMGSTLGSVAIIFGLGAILGKFLADGGGANRIADTFIDKFGEKYIKWAMILASFIIGIALFFEVGLVLLIPLAFTIAKRLGVSHMKIGIPMAIALSVTHGFLPPHPGPVVIAKELNANLGQVLLYGLIVAVPTVVIVGGLLVKMLPKLSPSAYSKEIDMTNIVSEVSIEEKDQPGFGLSVFTALLPVILMLFATIVQMITGHQDGATNQFESAIYFIGNAPIAMLISLLFAMYSMGIRRKRTMNQIMDSATSAIIPIGMMLLILGAGGSFKEILIDGGVGKTIEHMFVGSSMSPILLAWIVSSLLRVAQGSATVAAISTTGIVLPLLQATDANLALVTLAIGAGSIIFSHVNDTGFWIFKEYFGLTVKETFLTWSVLETAISVCGLVFVLILNMII, encoded by the coding sequence ATGTTTGGAGAGTTCTGGCCATTAATTAGTGTTGTATTAGGTGTTATTGTACTGTTATTTTTAATTATTAAATGCAAGATTAATGCCTTTATATCTTTGATAGTGACATCAATTTTTACTGGTATGATTTTAGGTATGCCACTAGACAAGATAGTAGAAACTGTTGAAAAAGGTATGGGGAGTACTTTAGGAAGTGTAGCAATAATATTTGGGTTAGGAGCTATTTTAGGTAAATTTCTTGCCGATGGTGGTGGCGCAAATAGAATTGCAGATACATTTATAGATAAATTTGGTGAGAAATATATTAAATGGGCAATGATTTTAGCGTCATTCATTATTGGTATTGCCCTTTTCTTTGAAGTTGGATTAGTACTATTGATACCTTTAGCGTTTACAATTGCAAAGCGCTTAGGTGTATCACATATGAAGATTGGTATACCAATGGCTATTGCCCTTTCGGTAACGCATGGATTTTTACCCCCACATCCTGGTCCAGTAGTCATTGCAAAAGAGTTAAATGCCAATTTAGGACAAGTATTATTATATGGACTCATAGTTGCGGTTCCAACGGTGGTCATTGTTGGTGGTTTATTAGTCAAAATGTTACCTAAATTATCTCCGAGTGCATATAGTAAAGAAATTGATATGACCAATATTGTTTCTGAAGTATCGATTGAAGAAAAAGATCAACCAGGGTTTGGACTTAGTGTATTTACTGCATTGTTACCAGTTATATTGATGTTATTTGCAACAATTGTACAAATGATTACTGGTCATCAAGATGGTGCAACCAATCAATTTGAAAGTGCTATTTATTTTATTGGTAATGCACCAATAGCAATGCTGATTTCATTACTCTTTGCTATGTATTCGATGGGGATTCGTAGAAAGAGGACAATGAATCAAATTATGGACAGCGCTACATCTGCCATTATTCCAATTGGTATGATGTTACTTATTTTAGGCGCAGGCGGTTCATTTAAGGAAATCTTGATTGATGGTGGTGTAGGAAAAACAATTGAGCACATGTTTGTCGGTTCTAGTATGTCCCCAATCTTATTAGCTTGGATTGTTTCTTCTTTACTGAGGGTTGCACAAGGCTCAGCAACAGTTGCCGCTATATCTACTACAGGTATAGTATTGCCTTTATTACAAGCCACAGATGCTAATCTAGCATTAGTAACATTAGCCATTGGCGCAGGGAGTATTATATTCTCACATGTGAATGATACTGGCTTTTGGATTTTTAAAGAATATTTTGGATTGACTGTAAAAGAAACTTTTTTAACGTGGTCCGTTTTAGAAACAGCGATATCAGTTTGCGGCCTAGTATTTGTATTGATTTTAAATATGATTATTTAA
- a CDS encoding IclR family transcriptional regulator, which produces MSNVQSIDRALNLLELISHHSPISLNELVTKTQLSKTTVHRLVKSLIDNHYVKQNPLTHQYELTYKLFQLGYSSIKNIDYLNIAKSFISQLSFKVNETCHLVIEDKNEILYIEKFIPNDAIYTMASKIGLRAPMYCTAVGKAILSKYDDYTIQAVWDNSKIIPYTNHTITNFDDFMEEIEMIRKQGYAEDKEENEEGIYCIGTYFVNYRNEVQGAISLSFSTTQLPKKEFYITQLQNTANNISKNLGFINS; this is translated from the coding sequence ATGTCAAATGTTCAATCAATCGATCGTGCATTAAATTTATTAGAATTGATATCACATCATAGCCCGATATCATTAAATGAACTTGTAACAAAAACACAGTTATCTAAAACGACTGTGCACCGTTTAGTTAAATCTTTAATCGATAATCATTATGTAAAACAAAATCCATTAACACACCAATATGAATTAACTTATAAATTATTTCAATTAGGCTATTCTAGCATCAAAAACATTGACTATTTGAATATCGCTAAAAGTTTTATTAGTCAACTTTCTTTCAAAGTCAATGAAACATGTCATTTAGTCATTGAAGATAAAAATGAAATCCTTTATATTGAAAAATTTATTCCAAATGACGCGATTTATACAATGGCTTCTAAAATAGGTCTACGCGCACCTATGTATTGTACTGCTGTGGGAAAAGCAATATTATCTAAGTATGATGACTATACGATTCAAGCCGTTTGGGATAATTCTAAAATTATCCCCTACACAAACCACACTATCACTAACTTTGATGATTTTATGGAAGAAATTGAAATGATTCGTAAACAAGGTTATGCAGAGGATAAAGAAGAAAATGAAGAAGGCATTTATTGTATTGGCACTTATTTCGTTAATTATCGTAATGAAGTACAGGGCGCGATTAGTTTGTCCTTTTCAACGACTCAATTGCCAAAAAAAGAATTTTATATTACTCAACTCCAAAATACAGCAAATAACATTTCAAAAAATTTAGGTTTTATAAATTCTTAA
- the ssuE gene encoding NADPH-dependent FMN reductase, which produces MPSVAIIAGGNKIQSRLTGVVDYAEQYLNDVGIDTDIIHVHQLDAEALITADFSNDSINETHKKIENADGIIIVSPVFKAAYSGIVKTYLDLLPRGAFTGKTVLPLALGGTFAHVLAIQYSLDPVIKELGADTIHKGRFILDKHITANEDGTYDYDQEAKDGLNKTLKKFVSDKSQMTE; this is translated from the coding sequence ATGCCAAGTGTAGCAATTATTGCAGGTGGCAATAAAATACAATCACGTTTAACAGGTGTAGTGGATTATGCTGAACAATATCTGAATGATGTAGGTATTGATACTGACATCATTCATGTGCATCAGTTAGATGCAGAAGCATTAATTACAGCAGATTTTTCAAATGATTCAATTAATGAAACGCACAAAAAAATTGAAAATGCAGATGGCATTATCATCGTATCTCCAGTATTTAAAGCAGCATATTCAGGTATAGTTAAAACTTATCTCGATTTATTACCACGTGGTGCATTTACTGGGAAAACTGTATTACCTTTAGCATTAGGTGGCACATTTGCACATGTCCTTGCGATTCAATATAGCTTAGACCCAGTGATTAAAGAGCTAGGTGCAGATACGATTCATAAAGGTAGATTTATTTTAGATAAGCATATTACTGCAAATGAAGATGGGACATATGACTATGATCAAGAAGCGAAAGATGGACTGAATAAGACGTTAAAAAAGTTTGTCAGTGATAAATCTCAAATGACAGAATAA
- a CDS encoding DUF1398 family protein, with translation MTFSLSAIQQAHQQYTGVDFPKLFQAFKAMGIAINTVDIQNGTTIYTRQSGEQIIDRGVKSTVPISHHTDKEQIQESLKQHQIGKTDFPSFCDEMAQAGIYKWHIGIEAGTCTYVNLKNEIVIVEQIPQ, from the coding sequence ATGACTTTTTCATTGTCTGCAATTCAACAAGCACATCAACAATATACTGGGGTAGATTTTCCTAAACTATTTCAAGCGTTTAAAGCAATGGGTATAGCAATCAATACCGTTGATATTCAAAATGGAACTACAATATATACGCGTCAAAGCGGAGAACAAATTATAGATAGAGGTGTGAAGAGTACTGTACCTATATCACACCATACAGACAAAGAGCAAATACAAGAATCATTGAAACAACATCAAATAGGTAAAACAGATTTTCCAAGCTTTTGTGATGAAATGGCTCAAGCAGGAATTTACAAGTGGCATATAGGTATTGAGGCTGGGACATGTACTTACGTAAATTTAAAAAATGAAATTGTTATAGTCGAACAGATTCCGCAATAA
- a CDS encoding ArgE/DapE family deacylase: MSTFSNEEKVQILSDIVAMNTVNDNEIEVCEYIQKLFAQHGIDSMIDKIDDRRANLIAEIGEGQPVIGISGHMDVVSEGDHSQWTYEPFTLTEDDGFLYGRGAADMKSGLAALAIALIEINNTQSLKQGRIKFLATTGEEMEQLGSQSLYEKGYMDDVEALVIAEPCQDMMVYAHKGSMDYRIKSHGTSAHSSMPILGFNAIKPLIEFIQDIDASYNKISKEVKGNALDFTHFIDRMKQSLPATYAAEEIENALQGLVITNTLIKGGVQVNSVPEDADADFNIRTIPEYNNDQVKALFDDTLEKHNTNGARLESDLYLDLDPVLTTGENSLIDTAQTIAKSAFDKDFIAAPIGGVTDASNLLRGKDENFPFLVFGPGEKPHQIDERVEKSMYFKFIDFYTDLLTTYTNNHK; the protein is encoded by the coding sequence ATGAGTACATTTTCCAACGAAGAAAAAGTACAAATTTTATCTGATATTGTGGCAATGAACACAGTAAATGATAATGAAATTGAAGTGTGCGAATATATTCAAAAACTATTTGCACAACACGGTATTGATTCTATGATTGATAAAATTGATGACCGTAGAGCTAACTTAATTGCTGAAATTGGCGAAGGGCAACCTGTTATCGGTATTTCCGGTCACATGGATGTTGTTTCTGAAGGTGATCATAGCCAATGGACTTACGAGCCATTCACATTAACTGAAGACGATGGTTTCTTGTATGGCCGTGGCGCTGCAGATATGAAATCTGGTCTTGCCGCTTTAGCCATTGCATTAATTGAAATCAACAACACACAATCATTGAAACAAGGACGTATTAAATTCTTAGCTACAACTGGTGAAGAAATGGAGCAACTTGGTTCACAAAGTTTATACGAAAAAGGTTATATGGACGATGTGGAGGCACTTGTAATAGCTGAACCATGCCAAGATATGATGGTTTATGCACACAAAGGTTCAATGGACTATCGTATAAAATCTCACGGTACATCCGCACATAGCTCAATGCCAATCCTCGGCTTTAACGCAATTAAGCCCTTAATCGAATTTATTCAAGATATTGATGCTTCTTACAATAAAATTTCCAAAGAAGTAAAAGGCAATGCTTTAGATTTTACTCACTTTATAGATAGAATGAAACAATCCCTACCTGCAACATATGCTGCAGAAGAAATTGAAAATGCTCTACAAGGCCTTGTAATCACAAACACTTTAATTAAAGGCGGTGTCCAAGTCAACTCTGTACCAGAAGATGCAGATGCAGACTTTAATATTCGCACAATTCCAGAGTATAATAACGATCAAGTTAAAGCATTGTTTGACGATACACTTGAAAAACATAATACTAACGGCGCTAGATTAGAAAGTGATTTATATCTTGATTTAGACCCTGTTCTGACTACAGGTGAAAACAGCCTAATCGATACTGCTCAAACAATTGCTAAATCAGCGTTTGATAAAGATTTCATTGCAGCTCCAATCGGTGGCGTTACAGATGCTTCTAATTTATTACGTGGTAAAGATGAAAACTTCCCATTCTTAGTATTTGGCCCTGGTGAAAAACCACACCAAATTGACGAACGAGTTGAAAAATCAATGTACTTCAAATTTATTGACTTCTATACAGACTTATTAACTACTTACACAAACAACCATAAATAG
- the argB gene encoding acetylglutamate kinase: protein MSYIVIKIGGSTLTNLHDSTIEDISKLKQQGYQPIIVHGGGPFINKALEQQGVAPLFEDGLRVTTEEVLSVTSQTLIGTVNPDLVSKINQSNMQSIGMNGIDAKLFDVAPLDEKYGYVGEPKDINTSVFDKVTDQFIPVIASIGMNQATSQLYNINADTLAYKIAQALNAPLYLLSDIPGVLIDKEVQSTLNAERIQCFIDQELIYGGMIPKVQDAIQAIELGCQKVVIAAGSESHIIQKLQDGENVGTTIQQ, encoded by the coding sequence ATGAGTTATATTGTTATAAAAATAGGCGGTAGCACCTTAACTAATTTACATGATTCGACGATTGAGGATATCTCTAAGTTAAAGCAACAAGGCTATCAACCCATTATAGTTCATGGTGGCGGGCCATTTATAAATAAGGCATTAGAGCAACAAGGTGTGGCGCCTTTGTTTGAAGATGGTTTAAGAGTTACGACAGAAGAAGTATTGTCAGTAACTAGTCAAACGTTAATAGGTACTGTAAACCCAGATCTAGTAAGCAAAATTAATCAATCTAATATGCAAAGTATTGGTATGAATGGCATAGATGCTAAACTTTTTGATGTAGCGCCACTAGACGAGAAATATGGATACGTAGGTGAACCCAAAGATATAAATACATCTGTATTTGATAAAGTAACGGACCAATTTATTCCAGTTATTGCTTCAATTGGTATGAATCAAGCAACGTCACAATTATATAATATTAACGCGGATACATTAGCTTATAAAATAGCACAAGCACTTAATGCGCCACTCTATCTTTTAAGTGATATACCAGGCGTATTAATCGATAAAGAAGTGCAATCTACGTTGAACGCAGAACGTATTCAGTGTTTTATCGATCAAGAATTGATATATGGAGGAATGATTCCAAAAGTACAAGATGCAATTCAAGCAATTGAACTTGGCTGTCAGAAAGTTGTGATTGCAGCAGGAAGCGAATCACATATTATTCAAAAATTACAAGATGGCGAAAATGTAGGAACAACCATACAACAATAG
- the argJ gene encoding bifunctional glutamate N-acetyltransferase/amino-acid acetyltransferase ArgJ, whose amino-acid sequence MIDIETIDTLNQLNINLQGDVSSPLGYIAGGFHAGLRRKKKDFGWIYSTTEATATGVYTLNRFKAAPLKITEDSINANKTLQAIVVNSANANSCTGEKGMQDALDTQSWVAEHLNINQQNVGVASTGVVGAFLPMDKIHYGTQHVLKEEYNNSQFFNQAILTTDTATKHLSVQVEIDGKTVTIGGSAKGSGMIHPNMATMLGFITTDANIDADTLDYCLKQATDQSFNMITVDGDTSTNDMVLCMANGQANNSKIDALHPEWHKFVYAFNFVSQYLAKSIAKDGEGATKLVTAKVTGAPNVKEAKKIAKSIVSSNLVKTAIHGEDANFGRIVTAIGYASQFVEPNETNVSFCQLPVLEQGIHLAFDEQLLKERLTEDNIVIEASVGNGDGEAAAYGCDLSYEYVRINASYRT is encoded by the coding sequence ATGATAGATATTGAAACGATTGATACATTAAACCAATTAAATATAAATTTACAAGGTGATGTAAGTTCACCGTTAGGTTATATTGCAGGCGGTTTTCATGCAGGATTAAGAAGAAAGAAAAAAGACTTCGGTTGGATTTATTCGACTACAGAAGCGACAGCTACAGGTGTATATACACTGAACCGTTTTAAGGCTGCTCCTTTAAAAATAACTGAAGATAGCATTAATGCTAATAAAACATTACAAGCAATTGTGGTAAATTCAGCAAATGCGAACTCATGTACAGGTGAAAAAGGCATGCAAGATGCTCTAGATACACAATCTTGGGTAGCAGAACATTTGAATATTAATCAACAAAACGTTGGTGTTGCATCTACTGGCGTTGTTGGTGCGTTCTTACCTATGGATAAAATTCATTATGGCACACAGCATGTTTTGAAAGAAGAATATAATAATAGTCAATTTTTCAATCAAGCCATTTTAACAACAGATACTGCGACTAAACATTTATCAGTACAAGTTGAGATTGATGGTAAGACAGTAACTATTGGTGGTAGTGCTAAAGGTTCTGGTATGATACATCCAAATATGGCTACAATGCTTGGATTTATAACAACTGATGCTAATATTGATGCGGATACTTTGGACTATTGCCTGAAGCAAGCAACAGATCAGTCGTTTAATATGATTACAGTTGATGGTGATACAAGCACAAATGATATGGTACTATGTATGGCTAATGGCCAAGCGAACAATAGTAAAATTGACGCCTTACATCCAGAATGGCATAAATTTGTATATGCCTTTAATTTTGTAAGTCAATATCTTGCGAAATCAATTGCTAAAGATGGCGAAGGTGCGACGAAATTGGTTACTGCAAAGGTGACAGGTGCGCCTAATGTCAAAGAAGCTAAAAAAATTGCTAAAAGTATCGTGTCTTCTAATTTGGTGAAAACTGCTATACATGGTGAAGATGCAAACTTTGGTAGAATTGTAACTGCAATAGGTTACGCATCACAATTTGTAGAACCAAATGAGACAAATGTTTCTTTTTGTCAATTACCAGTGCTAGAACAAGGAATTCATTTAGCGTTTGATGAACAGTTATTAAAAGAACGTCTAACAGAAGATAACATTGTAATAGAAGCTTCAGTTGGAAACGGTGATGGTGAAGCGGCAGCATATGGTTGTGATTTATCATATGAATATGTGCGCATTAACGCATCGTATAGAACATAA
- the argC gene encoding N-acetyl-gamma-glutamyl-phosphate reductase, whose translation MTDVGIVGGSGYGAIELIRLLIHHPYVNVKYIFSHSKIDEPIKETFPHLSHLTHQYEALNSECIDCDVVFFATPSNISKDLAPSLIERNIKVIDLSGDFRLDDRAVYKQFYGETAAPQEQLEKANYSIAEWSNIEPNNTQLVANPGCFPTATLLALHPLVDQQIINNDSIIIDAKTGVSGAGRSLAQHVHYSEMNENFSAYAIGKHKHKPEIEQYISKLANENVKVVFTPHLVPMTRGILSTIYVKLNKHMTNEDLHATFTDYYDDKSFVRIRDIGIYPKTKEVYGSNFCDIGIYVDEDSQNAIIVSVIDNLVKGASGQAIQNLNLMYGWKENTGLIQTPVYP comes from the coding sequence ATGACAGATGTTGGTATTGTTGGAGGTAGTGGTTATGGAGCTATTGAATTAATTAGGTTATTAATACATCATCCATATGTAAATGTTAAATATATATTCTCACATTCAAAAATTGATGAACCAATCAAAGAAACATTTCCTCACTTGAGTCACTTAACACATCAATATGAAGCGCTAAATAGTGAATGTATTGACTGTGATGTTGTATTTTTTGCAACACCTTCTAATATAAGTAAAGATTTAGCACCGTCATTAATTGAAAGAAATATTAAGGTTATTGATTTGTCGGGTGATTTCAGATTGGATGATAGGGCAGTATATAAACAATTCTATGGTGAAACAGCAGCACCACAAGAACAATTAGAAAAAGCCAATTATAGTATCGCTGAGTGGTCGAATATTGAACCGAATAATACGCAATTAGTTGCCAATCCCGGTTGTTTCCCTACTGCTACATTGTTAGCTTTACATCCACTCGTTGATCAACAAATCATTAACAATGATTCTATTATAATTGATGCTAAAACGGGTGTGTCAGGTGCGGGTCGATCACTAGCGCAACATGTCCATTATTCAGAGATGAATGAAAACTTTAGCGCTTATGCGATAGGTAAGCATAAACATAAACCTGAAATAGAGCAGTATATTTCAAAGCTAGCAAATGAAAATGTAAAGGTAGTATTTACCCCACATCTCGTACCGATGACAAGAGGTATATTATCAACAATTTATGTAAAACTTAATAAACATATGACCAACGAAGATTTACATGCAACTTTCACAGATTATTATGATGATAAATCATTTGTACGTATTAGAGATATTGGTATTTATCCGAAAACGAAAGAAGTCTATGGCAGTAATTTTTGTGATATTGGGATTTATGTCGATGAAGATAGTCAAAATGCAATTATTGTATCGGTAATTGACAACTTAGTTAAAGGGGCAAGCGGCCAAGCGATACAAAACTTGAACTTAATGTATGGATGGAAAGAAAATACAGGATTAATTCAAACACCAGTATATCCATAA